A genomic region of Leptolyngbya sp. NIES-2104 contains the following coding sequences:
- a CDS encoding DUF11 domain-containing protein — MNKLPPNQADHFYSRFKACTAALLISSLGVSTSAQAQPKISSITNRASYSYSDPSGQTFSSFTNQLQQGLIDPLGRITGCAGEVLSSYSGFSVSVYEADASGVELGALVPLTGTELPDVPNNGIAAGLDPNRQNSNPYFLGANSDGRYNFLLDDARGQLAIGKRYILVITPPQSSIYSQRRVRLTITARNGRQVSYNATSLDGKALSTTTGATSIEGQLTIQDAEQVGLSLAAIDVDASVCQAQAIQIIKTGDRSNAAPGDTVLYRLSIRNLASAPVSNLTITDLLPLGFRFRENSAKAEFQNTSIPVTASSNGSTITFTLPSVTLPANTGAQTPVVNIAYAATLTPDAIRGTGQNRALVQGTRSDNQDIVRDGPALHRLRVRNGLLTDCGTIIGRVFEDKNFDGEQQPGEPGIPNAVVFLDDGNRITTDQNGLFSVANVLAGYRTGVLDLSSVPGYTLAPNQKFHERNSQSRLVHLAPGSLVRMNFAVTPAQREAGK, encoded by the coding sequence GTGAACAAATTGCCTCCGAATCAAGCGGATCATTTCTATTCCAGGTTCAAAGCTTGCACTGCTGCATTACTGATTAGCTCTTTAGGTGTTTCTACTTCTGCACAAGCACAACCAAAGATTTCATCCATCACAAATCGTGCAAGCTACAGTTACAGTGATCCATCAGGTCAAACTTTTAGTAGCTTTACGAATCAACTCCAGCAAGGTCTGATTGATCCTTTGGGTCGAATTACAGGGTGTGCGGGTGAAGTCCTATCAAGTTACTCAGGCTTTAGTGTGAGTGTGTATGAAGCAGATGCCTCTGGAGTTGAACTCGGTGCGTTAGTGCCATTGACTGGAACTGAGCTTCCTGATGTTCCGAACAATGGAATCGCCGCAGGACTTGATCCGAATCGTCAGAATAGCAATCCTTATTTTCTTGGTGCAAACAGTGATGGGCGGTATAACTTTCTGCTCGATGATGCACGAGGGCAACTCGCGATCGGGAAACGATACATTCTTGTGATCACTCCGCCCCAAAGCTCGATTTACAGTCAGCGACGGGTGCGATTGACGATTACAGCACGAAATGGACGGCAAGTTTCTTACAATGCGACTTCACTTGATGGCAAAGCACTGAGTACCACTACGGGTGCAACCTCGATCGAGGGACAGTTAACGATTCAAGATGCCGAACAAGTGGGATTATCCCTGGCTGCGATCGATGTTGATGCAAGTGTGTGTCAAGCTCAAGCCATTCAAATTATCAAAACAGGCGATCGATCTAATGCAGCCCCTGGTGATACTGTTCTCTACCGATTATCCATTCGTAATCTCGCCAGTGCTCCTGTTAGTAATTTAACGATTACCGATTTACTTCCGCTTGGCTTCCGGTTCCGAGAAAATAGCGCCAAAGCAGAGTTTCAAAATACAAGCATTCCTGTTACTGCAAGTTCTAACGGTTCGACGATTACCTTTACACTGCCGAGTGTAACGCTACCTGCCAACACTGGAGCACAAACCCCAGTGGTCAATATTGCGTATGCGGCGACTTTAACACCCGATGCAATTCGAGGAACCGGACAGAATCGAGCATTGGTACAAGGAACGCGATCGGACAATCAAGATATTGTGCGAGATGGTCCAGCTCTGCATCGTCTCAGGGTTCGTAATGGACTGTTAACCGACTGTGGAACCATTATCGGGCGCGTGTTTGAAGATAAAAACTTTGACGGTGAACAACAGCCTGGAGAGCCAGGAATTCCGAATGCAGTTGTTTTTCTCGATGATGGCAACCGGATTACAACAGATCAAAACGGATTGTTCTCGGTGGCGAATGTTCTCGCTGGTTACCGCACTGGAGTTTTAGATCTAAGTAGCGTTCCAGGTTACACCCTTGCCCCTAATCAGAAGTTTCACGAACGCAATAGTCAATCTCGCTTAGTTCATCTTGCACCGGGTAGTTTAGTGCGAATGAATTTTGCAGTTACTCCAGCGCAACGGGAGGCAGGCAAATGA
- a CDS encoding DUF11 domain-containing protein, with product MKRNFVWIGLGLAATVAMLPIDGAPAAARLFDRGLSIAQSLQQPKVELNLIAKQKVIQKDAQGKEQVSWNVLTKDTMVQKGTVLRFQVVAKNTGDRAAEKFVVTQPVPKGTTYAADSATSSGAELTYSIDGGKTFTANPMVQVTLPDGRTEMKPAPVEAYSHVRWTFEKAIAPKNALEVNYEVSVR from the coding sequence ATGAAACGGAATTTTGTTTGGATAGGATTGGGACTTGCGGCGACTGTGGCAATGTTGCCGATCGATGGAGCACCTGCGGCAGCTCGACTGTTCGATCGAGGATTGTCGATCGCTCAATCGTTGCAGCAGCCGAAAGTCGAACTGAACTTGATCGCGAAACAGAAAGTCATTCAGAAAGATGCCCAAGGCAAAGAGCAAGTGTCTTGGAATGTGCTGACGAAAGACACGATGGTGCAGAAAGGAACCGTTCTGCGCTTTCAGGTGGTTGCAAAGAACACAGGCGATCGGGCGGCTGAGAAGTTCGTGGTGACGCAGCCCGTTCCGAAGGGAACAACTTATGCGGCTGATTCTGCCACTTCGAGTGGAGCGGAACTCACTTACAGCATTGATGGTGGTAAAACGTTTACGGCAAATCCGATGGTGCAGGTCACATTACCGGATGGCAGAACGGAGATGAAGCCTGCACCTGTGGAAGCTTACAGCCATGTGCGGTGGACATTTGAGAAAGCGATCGCGCCTAAGAATGCTTTGGAAGTGAACTACGAAGTCAGCGTTCGATAG
- the ftsH3 gene encoding ATP-dependent zinc metalloprotease FtsH3, translated as MNKRWRNAGLYALLAIVVIALATAVFDKQPQTRETWRYSQFIQEVENNNVNKVSLSSDRSRALVQSQDGSRILVNLPSDPELISILTRNQVDISVLPATDGNDFWLRAVSSLFFPVLLLVGLFFLLRRAQNGPGSQAMNFGKSKARVQMEPQTQVTFNDVAGIDQAKLELNEVVDFLKNADRFTAVGAKIPKGVLLVGPPGTGKTLLAKAVAGEAGVPFFSISGSEFVEMFVGVGASRVRDLFEQAKTNAPCIVFIDEIDAVGRQRGAGLGGGNDEREQTLNQLLTEMDGFEGNTGIIIIAATNRPDVLDAALLRPGRFDRQVVVDRPDYAGRLEVLNVHARGKTLSKDVDLEKIARRTPGFTGADLSNLLNEAAILAARRNLTEVSMDEINDAIDRVLAGPEKKDRVMSEKRKELVAYHEAGHALVGALMPDYDPVQKISIIPRGRAGGLTWFTPSEDRMDSGLYSRSYLQNQMAVALGGRIAEEIVFGEEEVTTGASNDLQQVARVAKQMVTRFGMSDRLGPVALGRQQGNMFLGRDIAAERDFSEETAAAIDDEVRNLVEQAYRRAKAVLVQNRPVLDRLAEMLVEKETVDSEELQELLSTSEVQIAAIA; from the coding sequence GTGAACAAGCGGTGGAGAAATGCAGGGCTATATGCGCTTTTAGCGATCGTCGTGATTGCGTTAGCAACGGCGGTTTTTGATAAGCAACCCCAAACTCGTGAAACCTGGCGCTATAGCCAGTTTATTCAAGAAGTTGAGAATAACAACGTCAATAAAGTCAGTCTGAGCAGCGATCGCTCTCGCGCACTGGTTCAATCCCAAGACGGCAGCCGCATCTTGGTCAACCTGCCGAGTGATCCTGAACTCATCAGCATTCTGACCCGCAACCAAGTCGATATTTCCGTCCTGCCTGCAACTGATGGCAACGACTTTTGGCTTCGTGCAGTTAGCAGCCTATTCTTCCCAGTTCTGCTGCTCGTGGGTTTATTCTTCCTGTTGCGCCGCGCTCAAAACGGTCCAGGAAGCCAAGCGATGAACTTCGGCAAATCGAAAGCCAGAGTTCAAATGGAACCCCAAACCCAAGTCACGTTTAACGATGTCGCGGGAATTGATCAAGCGAAACTTGAATTGAACGAAGTCGTAGACTTTTTGAAAAATGCCGATCGCTTTACCGCAGTTGGCGCAAAGATTCCCAAGGGCGTTCTGCTCGTTGGACCTCCCGGAACTGGTAAAACGCTCTTAGCGAAAGCCGTCGCAGGCGAAGCTGGAGTCCCCTTCTTCTCGATTTCCGGTTCTGAATTTGTCGAAATGTTCGTCGGTGTCGGTGCGTCTCGCGTCCGCGACTTGTTCGAGCAAGCCAAAACGAACGCACCTTGCATCGTCTTTATCGATGAAATTGATGCGGTCGGTCGTCAACGGGGCGCAGGTCTCGGTGGCGGTAACGATGAACGGGAACAAACCTTGAACCAACTCTTAACTGAAATGGACGGGTTTGAAGGCAACACCGGAATCATCATCATCGCAGCGACAAACCGCCCTGATGTCTTGGACGCGGCTCTATTGCGTCCGGGTCGTTTTGACCGTCAAGTCGTTGTGGATCGTCCCGATTACGCGGGTCGTTTGGAAGTCCTGAACGTTCACGCTCGTGGCAAGACTTTATCGAAAGATGTTGACCTCGAAAAGATCGCTCGTCGGACTCCTGGGTTTACCGGAGCGGACTTGTCGAACTTGCTGAACGAAGCGGCAATTCTTGCGGCTCGTCGCAACTTGACCGAGGTTTCGATGGATGAAATCAATGATGCGATCGATCGTGTTCTTGCAGGTCCTGAGAAGAAAGACCGCGTGATGAGCGAAAAGCGTAAAGAGTTAGTCGCGTATCACGAAGCTGGTCACGCGCTTGTCGGTGCACTCATGCCCGATTATGACCCTGTTCAAAAAATCAGTATTATTCCGCGGGGTCGTGCAGGTGGTTTAACCTGGTTCACGCCTAGCGAAGATCGGATGGATTCGGGCTTATATTCCCGTTCCTACCTGCAAAACCAGATGGCGGTTGCCCTTGGTGGTCGGATCGCTGAAGAGATCGTCTTCGGTGAAGAAGAAGTAACCACAGGCGCATCGAATGATCTTCAGCAAGTGGCACGAGTCGCGAAGCAGATGGTGACTCGATTCGGAATGAGCGATCGCTTAGGTCCAGTTGCCCTCGGTCGTCAGCAAGGCAATATGTTCCTTGGTCGGGACATCGCCGCAGAACGTGACTTCTCAGAAGAAACCGCCGCCGCGATCGATGACGAAGTTCGTAACCTGGTTGAGCAAGCCTATCGTCGGGCGAAAGCCGTTCTGGTTCAAAACCGCCCGGTACTTGATCGATTAGCTGAAATGCTGGTTGAGAAAGAAACGGTTGATTCGGAAGAACTGCAAGAACTGCTCAGCACCAGTGAAGTGCAGATTGCAGCGATCGCGTAA
- a CDS encoding isopeptide-forming domain-containing fimbrial protein produces the protein MCICAIAPIATPVRAEGSKELVQDGGSRPFLEWSGQISASIPRSTTLRVFVRLGEIVHLGSSVANSYDDGGGAGKNDIVYRRVGGGQSGSCDVLATGFGYINTPVKENIGPNPGGYTPCTFTATATGIYEVEFRGQQRSTNDVGNPPATTVESPTSTTAFTFLNNQIQTVGAWDITVKDSTGTTTLPGRVFTYYVAMNLGANSRSLNSNFFIQTKDGFRYRTDMNGLDPFGFIFFANSRGYIDRQNGATLYRSARATDNALNFIGNVAVQAPSTVDTATDITHLIFFNRPDSNTLTELNIPLSPIMPGVPQNFKFTGASGSSGNQTPVGAGGFFSFSSNTPGTYQIIIDTNADGIFDPSVDRVLQNPASAGVNIVSWDGKDANGTNVPPRTGNAAYPAQVVLRGGEYHFPLLDVENNPSGFKITMENHTAAFPTILDTNGQSVGPATIYYNDTNYTTANGTSVTLTGTGATSPTNASRGVNSGTSGEHEFSSNYGDFKGIDTWTFFPSEAITAPLVITTNERANVIGRKSVRFLADADEDGKVTIGDRVEYTVTYSNLSPGNSNATNFVLSDSLPAQLSYVPGSATLTQTPGNTISINSSYNGTGALTNSGTLRVGDTITVRLIATINDANNGAAIVNQASATFSTPDNPGSVAGTVLSDANSAGATLNPPTVGNPFFQLADDGINSGNDLATSADDDPTVITVPLSPRLRLVKRVTAIQGTALSSYVDVVSGVGAASDNAPNWINSSVTANRSNNSGTTPNFSAFLRGVIDTATLSTAQKPKPGDEVEYTIYFLSDGDRDASTVSLCDFIPANTTYVVNSLELAIGLNPAVPVTDILTDSDGGYYTTGFPGACSGSTNNGRGAIVVNAGTLQRSTGSGTPSTSFGLIRFRARVN, from the coding sequence TTGTGCATTTGTGCAATTGCACCGATCGCAACTCCCGTCAGAGCAGAAGGCAGTAAAGAACTGGTTCAAGATGGCGGTAGCCGCCCATTTCTTGAATGGTCAGGACAAATCAGTGCCAGCATTCCACGCAGTACCACACTTCGAGTTTTTGTTCGCCTAGGAGAAATCGTTCACCTTGGATCAAGTGTGGCAAACAGTTACGACGATGGTGGTGGAGCTGGAAAAAATGATATTGTCTACCGCCGAGTGGGTGGCGGACAAAGTGGGAGCTGTGATGTCTTAGCAACTGGATTTGGCTACATCAATACCCCAGTAAAAGAGAACATTGGACCAAATCCAGGAGGCTATACTCCCTGCACGTTTACTGCAACCGCAACAGGAATCTACGAAGTTGAATTTCGAGGTCAACAGCGTAGCACGAACGATGTCGGAAATCCACCTGCCACAACAGTGGAGTCTCCCACCAGTACCACTGCATTCACGTTCCTCAATAATCAAATTCAAACAGTTGGTGCTTGGGACATTACAGTAAAGGATAGTACAGGCACGACGACGCTGCCTGGACGAGTCTTCACGTACTACGTGGCGATGAATCTTGGTGCTAATAGTCGATCGCTAAATTCCAACTTTTTTATTCAAACCAAAGATGGATTCCGCTATCGGACTGATATGAACGGGCTTGATCCCTTTGGATTTATCTTTTTTGCGAACAGTCGAGGTTACATCGATCGACAAAACGGCGCTACACTTTATCGATCTGCTAGAGCAACTGACAATGCACTGAACTTTATCGGTAACGTTGCAGTTCAAGCCCCAAGCACTGTCGATACCGCAACCGACATTACGCACTTAATCTTTTTCAATCGTCCTGATTCCAACACGTTGACTGAACTCAACATTCCACTCAGCCCCATCATGCCCGGTGTCCCGCAAAACTTTAAATTCACGGGTGCGAGTGGAAGCAGCGGCAACCAAACCCCTGTCGGAGCGGGAGGATTTTTTAGCTTTAGTTCCAATACTCCTGGCACTTATCAAATTATCATTGACACAAATGCCGATGGAATCTTTGATCCTTCCGTCGATCGAGTTTTACAAAATCCAGCATCCGCAGGCGTGAATATCGTATCCTGGGATGGAAAAGATGCCAATGGAACGAACGTGCCACCTCGTACCGGAAATGCTGCTTATCCTGCCCAAGTCGTGTTGCGAGGTGGAGAGTATCATTTCCCGCTGCTAGACGTGGAAAATAATCCTAGCGGCTTCAAGATTACGATGGAAAATCATACCGCTGCTTTCCCAACGATTTTGGACACGAATGGGCAGTCCGTTGGACCTGCGACAATCTACTACAATGACACCAACTACACAACCGCGAATGGAACAAGTGTAACGCTTACGGGTACAGGAGCTACCAGTCCTACTAACGCGAGTAGAGGGGTGAATAGCGGCACCAGCGGCGAACACGAATTTAGCAGTAACTATGGAGACTTTAAGGGAATTGATACTTGGACATTCTTTCCCAGCGAAGCGATAACGGCTCCCCTGGTGATTACGACCAATGAGCGAGCGAATGTAATTGGTAGAAAATCAGTGCGTTTCTTAGCCGATGCCGACGAAGATGGAAAAGTGACCATAGGCGATCGTGTTGAGTACACTGTCACCTACTCGAACCTTTCACCCGGAAATAGTAATGCAACTAATTTTGTCTTGAGTGATAGTCTTCCAGCACAGCTATCCTATGTTCCGGGAAGCGCTACCTTGACACAAACCCCAGGTAATACGATCAGCATTAATTCCAGCTACAATGGCACGGGTGCATTGACCAATTCAGGAACGCTCAGAGTCGGGGATACGATTACGGTTCGACTCATTGCGACAATCAATGATGCAAATAATGGAGCCGCGATCGTTAACCAAGCCAGCGCCACCTTCAGTACTCCAGACAATCCTGGCTCAGTCGCGGGCACCGTTTTATCTGATGCAAATTCAGCTGGAGCAACACTCAATCCACCTACCGTTGGCAATCCGTTCTTTCAACTTGCAGATGACGGTATTAATTCAGGCAACGATCTTGCGACATCTGCCGATGATGATCCAACTGTGATTACAGTTCCACTATCACCCCGCTTGCGACTAGTGAAGCGAGTGACTGCAATCCAAGGAACCGCACTTTCTAGTTATGTTGATGTGGTGTCTGGGGTAGGTGCAGCCAGCGATAATGCCCCAAATTGGATCAATTCCTCGGTTACAGCGAATCGATCGAACAATTCTGGAACAACTCCAAATTTCAGCGCATTTTTGAGAGGTGTGATTGATACCGCGACACTCTCCACTGCACAAAAGCCAAAGCCTGGAGATGAAGTCGAGTACACCATTTACTTCCTCTCAGATGGCGATCGAGATGCCAGCACGGTTAGCCTATGTGATTTTATTCCAGCAAATACGACTTATGTTGTGAATAGTCTTGAGCTTGCGATCGGGCTTAATCCTGCTGTTCCTGTGACCGATATCCTTACAGATAGTGATGGTGGATACTATACAACTGGTTTCCCAGGAGCGTGTTCGGGCAGTACGAATAATGGACGTGGGGCAATCGTCGTGAATGCTGGAACGCTACAACGCAGCACAGGATCGGGAACACCCAGCACTTCGTTTGGTTTGATTCGATTTCGTGCCAGAGTGAACTAA
- a CDS encoding tetratricopeptide repeat protein, translating to MRLSFCIIVKDEEENLPRCLSSVQGFVDEMIVLDTGSSDRTIEIAKSFGAQVHTFKWCNDFSAARNESLKYVQGDWVLVLDADEVLVPEIVPILKSAIAQPDYLVFNLVRQEIGAAQSPYSLISRLFRRHPEIWFTRPYHAMIDDQVMKLLERERQWKIGAIPEVAILHEGYQADMIAGRDKMSKARSTMEGFLATHPNDPYVCSKLGALYVQIGETARGIELLERGLSTVQDVSTKYELHYHLGSVYSEVDIEKAAQHYQEAIQQPILSKLKLGAINNLGSLLKDCGDLQNAQVLYQQALKIDPNFAIAHCNLGATLKAMGQFTTAIEHYKSAIALNPNYAEAYQNLGVVLLRLGQVPESLEAFKTAIELHQQQNPTEAQRLQQGLKEMGLLTN from the coding sequence ATGCGCCTGAGTTTTTGCATCATTGTGAAGGATGAGGAAGAGAATTTGCCTCGCTGTTTGTCGAGTGTGCAGGGTTTTGTCGATGAAATGATCGTGCTGGATACGGGGTCAAGCGATCGCACGATCGAGATTGCGAAATCGTTCGGCGCACAAGTTCACACATTTAAATGGTGCAATGATTTTTCCGCTGCTCGGAATGAGTCGCTGAAATACGTTCAAGGCGATTGGGTCTTAGTGCTGGATGCGGATGAGGTGTTAGTGCCGGAAATTGTGCCGATTTTGAAAAGCGCGATCGCCCAACCCGATTATTTAGTGTTTAATCTTGTCCGCCAAGAAATCGGAGCCGCGCAATCTCCCTATTCTCTAATTTCACGATTATTTAGAAGGCATCCTGAGATTTGGTTTACTCGTCCGTATCACGCAATGATCGATGATCAGGTGATGAAATTATTGGAGCGTGAACGGCAGTGGAAAATTGGCGCGATTCCAGAAGTTGCGATTTTGCATGAGGGTTATCAGGCAGATATGATTGCGGGACGTGACAAAATGAGTAAAGCGCGATCGACGATGGAAGGTTTTCTCGCCACGCATCCGAATGATCCCTATGTTTGCAGTAAGTTAGGAGCGCTCTACGTTCAGATTGGCGAGACAGCAAGAGGAATTGAACTTCTAGAGCGAGGATTATCCACAGTTCAAGATGTTTCAACAAAATATGAATTGCACTATCACCTAGGTAGTGTGTATTCAGAAGTTGATATCGAAAAAGCTGCTCAACATTATCAAGAGGCAATTCAGCAACCGATTCTGTCAAAACTGAAATTAGGGGCAATTAATAATTTAGGCAGCTTATTGAAAGACTGTGGCGATCTTCAAAATGCCCAGGTGCTTTATCAGCAAGCGTTGAAGATTGATCCGAATTTTGCGATCGCACATTGCAACTTAGGCGCAACCCTCAAAGCAATGGGACAATTTACCACTGCGATCGAACATTATAAAAGTGCGATCGCGCTAAATCCAAATTATGCGGAAGCTTATCAGAATCTCGGTGTTGTGTTGTTGAGATTGGGTCAAGTGCCGGAGAGTTTAGAAGCGTTTAAAACTGCGATCGAGCTTCATCAACAGCAAAATCCAACCGAGGCGCAACGACTTCAACAAGGATTAAAAGAGATGGGGCTTCTGACAAATTAG
- a CDS encoding prolyl oligopeptidase family protein: MVFQYPSTSTVDQKDIYHSVEVADPYRWLEDPDSEETRAWVEAQNQVTFGFLEQIPQREAIKQRLTKLWDYEKYSIPFQRGERYFYFKNDGLQNQSVLYTLNALDDEPRELLDPNKLSEDGTIALSGLAISDNGKWMAYGLSTSGSDWQEWLVRDVETGEDKSDRIHWVKFSGASWTSDHQGFFYSRYPEPNETSQFEDNNYFHKLYYHRLGTDQSEDVLVFELPEQKEALLGSDVTEDGNYLVISVRFGSAPKNLIYYKDLTVPNAPVVPLIDVLEAEYNLIDSEGSLFWFETNLNAPRGRVIAIDLQNPDDRREIIPEAAETLQSVSLFGNQFIVSYLKDAYSQIKILNLQGELIREVQLPEIGSVGGFGGERKNTETFYSFTSFTTPTTIYRYNLETGESTLFRQPQVDFNPSDYEVKQVFYQSKDGTQVPMFITHKKGLELDGNNLTRLYGYGGFNVSLTPSFSVANLVWMERGGVYAVPNLRGGGEYGEAWHQAGTKLNKQNVFDDFITAAEWLIEQRYTSPAKLAIAGGSNGGLLVGACMAQRPELFGAALPAVGVMDMLRFPKFTIGWAWTTDYGSPDVLEEFKALYAYSPLHNLKPGTSYPATLVTTADHDDRVVPAHSFKFAAALQAAHQGEQPVLIRIETKAGHGAGKPTAKIIEEITDQWAFLETVLNR, translated from the coding sequence ATGGTGTTTCAGTATCCATCCACTTCAACAGTCGATCAAAAAGATATCTATCACAGTGTAGAAGTTGCAGACCCGTATCGCTGGCTAGAAGACCCCGACTCAGAAGAAACTCGCGCTTGGGTAGAGGCACAAAACCAAGTCACCTTTGGCTTCTTAGAACAAATTCCACAGCGTGAAGCGATTAAACAACGCCTGACAAAGCTTTGGGATTATGAGAAGTACAGCATTCCGTTTCAGCGAGGAGAGCGCTATTTCTACTTCAAAAATGATGGATTACAGAATCAGAGCGTACTTTATACGTTGAACGCTTTGGACGATGAGCCGCGAGAATTGTTAGACCCGAATAAATTGTCAGAAGATGGCACGATCGCGCTTTCAGGTCTTGCCATTAGCGACAATGGCAAGTGGATGGCGTATGGTTTATCAACTTCTGGGTCAGATTGGCAAGAATGGCTTGTACGCGATGTTGAAACTGGGGAGGATAAGAGCGATCGCATCCATTGGGTGAAATTCTCCGGTGCTTCCTGGACAAGCGACCATCAAGGTTTCTTTTACTCACGCTATCCAGAACCAAACGAAACTTCTCAGTTTGAAGATAACAATTACTTCCACAAGCTTTACTATCATCGACTCGGAACGGATCAATCTGAGGATGTTTTAGTGTTTGAGCTTCCAGAGCAGAAAGAAGCTTTGTTAGGGAGTGATGTCACCGAGGATGGAAATTATTTAGTCATTTCTGTGCGCTTTGGTTCAGCACCGAAGAATCTAATTTATTACAAAGATCTAACTGTTCCAAATGCCCCAGTTGTTCCGCTGATTGATGTTTTAGAAGCAGAATACAACTTGATTGATAGCGAAGGAAGTTTGTTCTGGTTTGAGACGAACTTAAATGCACCACGGGGAAGAGTGATTGCGATCGACCTTCAAAATCCTGACGATCGACGAGAAATCATTCCAGAAGCCGCAGAAACGCTTCAAAGTGTGAGCCTTTTCGGAAATCAATTCATTGTGTCTTATCTCAAAGATGCCTACAGCCAAATCAAAATTCTCAACCTGCAAGGCGAATTGATTCGAGAAGTACAGCTTCCTGAAATTGGCTCTGTTGGCGGCTTCGGTGGGGAACGAAAGAACACAGAAACCTTTTACAGTTTCACTAGCTTCACAACACCAACGACAATCTATCGCTACAACCTAGAAACCGGAGAAAGTACTTTATTCCGCCAGCCGCAAGTCGATTTCAATCCCAGCGATTACGAAGTTAAGCAAGTTTTCTACCAAAGCAAAGATGGAACTCAAGTTCCAATGTTCATTACTCACAAAAAAGGCTTAGAACTCGACGGGAACAATCTCACTCGATTGTATGGCTATGGTGGATTTAACGTTTCGCTCACTCCTAGCTTTTCGGTCGCAAATCTAGTTTGGATGGAACGTGGAGGCGTGTATGCAGTTCCAAATCTGCGCGGTGGTGGCGAATACGGGGAAGCTTGGCATCAGGCAGGAACAAAACTGAACAAACAGAATGTATTCGATGATTTTATTACTGCTGCGGAGTGGTTAATTGAACAGAGATATACATCGCCTGCAAAGTTAGCGATCGCAGGTGGCAGTAATGGCGGTTTACTGGTCGGAGCCTGCATGGCGCAACGCCCCGAACTCTTTGGTGCAGCACTTCCCGCTGTCGGCGTGATGGATATGCTGCGATTTCCAAAATTCACGATCGGGTGGGCGTGGACAACTGACTATGGTTCTCCCGATGTTCTAGAAGAATTCAAAGCACTCTACGCTTACTCACCTTTGCACAATCTAAAGCCTGGAACGAGCTATCCAGCAACATTAGTAACCACTGCGGATCATGACGATCGCGTTGTGCCTGCTCACAGTTTTAAGTTTGCGGCTGCACTCCAAGCGGCTCATCAAGGAGAGCAACCTGTCCTCATTCGGATTGAGACGAAAGCGGGACACGGAGCCGGAAAGCCGACCGCAAAAATCATCGAAGAAATTACTGATCAATGGGCATTTCTTGAGACGGTTCTAAATCGATAG